CTCGTTCCATGTCTTAGTGAAATACATAGGACAGGAGGTGCTTAAACGTGAGGTCATAGGCAGCGATGTCCGAATCGCCTACCTGCCCTCATCGCCTGTCCCCCCCACCCTGATGATGGGTGGGTTCCCACGCATCCCCCTCCCAGAGTCCCCCTCCACCCTGACCTCCAGCCCTGGCATCGGGCCTCGGCTCCAGGCCCTCTCCACACTGCTGCCCTTCATGGAGAAAGGGGTGATCCTGACCTCCACGGGGGCAGGGATCTATGCTAAGCGCTACTGCCAGGGCCGGGTGTTCTGGACAGGGCCACATTCAACCACGACGGGACCCCACAAGATGAACCGTGCTGTGGAGCCCGTGCTGCTCTTTGACAGAGAGGCTTTCAAAATGGGTGAGCGACATGGGGCTGTTCACTCTCTCTTGGTTTTTTGTTGGTGAGGATAACCCACTTCTTTGTTGGCCCCTTATTGGATATTTCAGCAGTCAGTGTGTATTTACTGACTGCGTGTTTCCTTAGAGCTGGACCACTTCCGCAGTTACGGGGGAGACCCTCCTCAGTGTGTTATCACCTTGTGTTTCGGAGAGGAGTTCAGTGCCACAGAAGACCCATCCAGCAAACTCATCATCACACAGGTACAGCTGAGAAAGCTTTTCCTCACTTACTCATAAATAACTGTAACACCTGTTCAAATGTAAACAAAAGGTGAAGTAAATGCATACCTTAGAACAGGGTTTCCCAACTGGCGGCCCCCCAGATTTTCTGTTGGACATAAAACACTGTAAAAACACCaacaaatcagctccaagtgattttaatttgggaaatctgttcccaaagtattcccacacataataaagagatatgtgatcgtatacaaatgtaagcaaggtttgaaattattggatctagttgatgatccctgccttAAACTAAGGTTTATGTAAGTACAGGATAAATACATGTTTCACTGTGAATTAAAGAGGGACTGATCCACGCACCCCCTCTTCTCCAGATAACCCTACCCTGGGCTCAGCAGCAGGTCAAAGAAGCTGAAGACTTCCGGGAGTCAATGACCTACCTCCGCGACATAGCCAGCCAAACAGGAGATGTCACCATCAACCTGGTACCAGTGCCTTACCCCTGAGCATCTGATCACAGGACATCTCGTATAAATtatgaagattttttttttgaagCACTATCTGATCTGATACCAAGGGCTCAATTCAATCCGTGTCGCGGAAATTCAGCGCTATAgcgcaatttaaaggcaatgttcccgcgttcgtggagactgcattcacggtaaacgctgcataagTCGGCTCAGTCGGAAATTAGTTTTACATTTCAATCACACTGAACATCCATGATACGGATTTAACGGAGTCCCAAGCCTTCTCAGACATGAACCACTAGACTGAATAGCACTACATGGAATGGAGACATCACTTTGGTTTAGCCTTCAGGATTGCACTTTACCAACCCAATCACCTGGTGTTATACTATTGGTCCAAATAATATCCAACTCACTTTGGCTGTGTTTAcataggcagcccaattctgatctttttctactgaccaatcagatcagctttgaaaaagatctgatgtgaaaagagatgatgtgattggtcaaaagaccaattagtggaaaaacaTATCACAATTGGGCCTTTTTATAGGGAGTCAGAGACTTTTACTCCTTATTGCTGTGTTTATGAATGCTGACTGTGGAACTGCTTCAGATACCTTTCGGGGTCCTCCTCATGTTGGTTACATAGTCTGTGATAGCGTAACTGTTGACGAAGCTGTTGTAAGTAGTGTATGAGATTCTCCCAAAACAGGCTCGTAAGCCATAGTAGGCCAAAGTTCAGTTATTTGATCATCACCATGTCAACTGTTCGAGGCAGGAAACCAACTTGTCTGTCTGCGGTTTTGGTTTCTGAAAGTGGTAATGCTTGTTCAGCACATTTATATTGAGAAAAAAACATATTCATATACTTTATCTCGTCGTCATATAGAAATGAATCCGGGGGGGGGCTCCTTTCTCTTATGAACCGATGTTTATATGAACACAATATCACATGAATACTTTAAATAGTTTGTAGATGTAGTTTAATGAGTTGATAAGCTTACACACTCTGAAAGCAGTGGGTCAGGATGTACATAATGCTGTGATGCCATTGGCAGCCATTGAACTATGAGCACAGCTTTGTTAATGGTTGTAAGTGGGTTAACAACATGGCTGCTGGGTTTGACACAAGGCACACTCTGGACTGAGAACGTTGTTAGGTGGAAGACTGCACAGATCTGTCAATATTTCAGTTATTTATGCATGTTTTGTGTTGTCAGTGTTCTGCCTGACCGTATTAAAAATCTATTTCATATTTTGAAATTATCGTGGATGATGTGCTTATTTGGCTGATGGTAATAATAAAAATAAGATTCTTAACTAAATATGTGTAGTTTCAGCAGGTTtaagacatactgtatataattccaactttatttacattttaaagaTGTAACTCAAAAGTTAGTTATCTACAAGCTTATTTCAAACATTACCATTGGCTGGTGAGGCAAGCTCTGCTATTTTGGCATTCAGTTTCTGATTTGTCCAGTCCCTAGTGATGTCGTCCAAATGGCTGTCAAAATCAACTAATAACGAGTGATCTCCAGAGTCCAGCAGCTGACTGGCTATGTCCCGAGTCTCCTCCCACTGCTGCAGCATTATCCTGGGTGGGAAAAAAATGTATCTTTAATTCATGTATACTTcaaatacatttatatttttctaatcaaataattgtatttgtcacatgcttcgtaaacaataggtgtagactaacagtgaataaATAGACGATaagtaacgataacttgactatatacacattGTACCGAGTCGATTTCCCCGGGGTACGAATTAACTGAGGTAGATATGTGTatatataggtagggataaagtgactaggcaacaggatagataataaacagtaaaagcagcgtatgtgatgaatCGAGACAAAAAGGGTCAATGccgatagttaaatagttaaccaatagctacccgggccgcccccaggtggtgggggtaggtaacaacatctccaccccgctgatcctcaacactggggccccacaagggtgcgttctgagccctctcctgtactccctgttcacccacgactgcgtggccatgcatgcctccaactcaatcatcaagtttgcggacgacactacagtggtaggcttgattaccaacaacgatgagacggcctacagggaggaggtgagggccctcggagtgtggtgccaggaaaataacctcacactcaacgtcaacaaaacaaaggagatgattgtggacttcaggaaaaagcagagggagcacccccctatccacatcgacggaacagtagtggagagggtagtaagttttaagtttctcggtgtacacatcacggacaaactgaattggtccacccacacagacagcgttgtgaagaaggcgcagcagcgcttcttcaacctcaggaggctgaagaaattcggcttgtcaccaaaagcactcacaaacttctaaagatgcacaatcgagagtatcctgtcgggctgtatcaccgcctggtacggcaactgctccgcccacaaccgtaaggctctccagagggtagtgaggtctgcacaacgcatcaccgggggcaaactacctaccctccaggacacctacaccacccgatgtcacaggaaggccataaagatcatcaaggacaacaaccacccgagccactgcctgttcaccccgctatcatccagaaggcgaggtcagtacaggtgcatcaaagcagggaccgaaagactgaaaaacagcttctatctcaaggccatcagactgttaaacagccaccactaacatttagtggccgctgccaacatactgactcaattccagccactttaataatgggaattgatggaaatgtatgtaaaaatgtatcactagccactttaaacaatgccacttaatataatgtttacataccctacattactcatctcatatgtatatactgtactctatatcatctactgcatcttgccacctttatgtaatacatgtatcactagccactttaaactatgccactttgtttatataccctacattactcatatcatatgtgtatactgtactgtataccatctactgcatcttgcctatgccgttctgtaccatcactcattcatatatctttatgtacatattctttatccctttacacttgtgtgtataaggtagtagttgtggaattgttaggttagattactcgttggttattactgcattgtcggaactagaagcacaagcatttcgctacaatcgcattaacatctgctaaccatgtgtatgtctaACCaattgtatgtgacaaataaatttgatttgatttgattatttagcagtcttatggcttgggggtagaagctgttccgggtcctgttggttccagacttggtgcatcggtaccggttgccgtgtggtagcagagagaacagtctatgacttggatggctggagtctttgacaatttttagggccttcctctgacaccacctgatatagagttcctggatggcagggagctcggccccagtgatatactgggccatgCGCACTAGCCTCTGTAGagccttgtggtcggatgccaagcagttgccataaaCAAGTGGTGGtgcagccagccagtcaagatgctctcaatggtacagctgtagaaccttttgcaCATATTTTcatcctcctgagggggaagaggcgactgtgttggtgtgtgtggaccatgataattccttagtgatgtggacaccgaggaacttgaaggcctaccaccgtcgtgtcctctgcaaacttattgatggtgttggagtcattcGCGGCCACGCAGACCAAGCACGCTCCcctgtggcagatgtgttgttacctaccctcactacCTGAGGGTGtccccgttaggaagtccaggatccaggtgcagagggaggtgtttaatcccagggtccttagtttagtgatgagctttgagggcactttactgttgaacgctgagctgtagtcaatgaacagcattctcacataggtgtttctctagtccaggtgggaaagggcagtgtgggacgcaatagagattgcgtcatttgtggatctgttggggcgttatgtgaattggagtgggtccagggtgtctgggatgatggtgttgatgtaagccatgaccagcttttcaaagcatttcatctCTACAGATGGGAGTGCAACGAGGCGATAGTCACTTTTGGGTTACTTTTTGATAAAATAATGTATATGTTGAaagataatgattaaataattccactttgaaaccttataattgtatgaaattgattagaatcataaaattataatctgatgatgagtgtagttttagtcagaattagattaaacaatgtatctgtatagtggaaaaacacagactgtctgagcaaggcgtagtTTAGGATTTGAACTTGTATGTGTGCCGACGAAAAAAAACGAGAACAATTAAACTGTGTTTGGACCAACCTGGCTAGGCCTCTGAGAAACATGACAGCATagggagtacttctcaaggttcccctaatctcgggggaatggaattgtcggctgggtagtgatacacAGTGGTGAGAACTATGGAGAAGGATAAAactcacctactgtttgtgtgtatgtatgtgcgtaggatatctactgtttgtgtggaagtatgtgcgcagcTATAAAATGTACGTCTTTGTATAATGGACTTCAGAGCGTTCTTGTGAATAAACTGTACTATCTTTTTGCATAAACTGAGTCtttgactaattattattaaacccatggTCTTACAGATCTCGGGGATTGGTCAGAGCAATTGATTGTcagttattatcattgggattgaaaattctcgtgacacttttgcattcttgggcacagggattatggtggtctgcttgaaacatgtaagtattacagactgggtagggagatgttgaaaatgtcagtgaagacacttgccagctggtcagcacatgctctgaggacgcctCCTGGTAATTCATCTgctcctgcggccttgtgaatgttaacttgTTTAAAGTTCtttctcacatcggctacggagagcgtgatcacacagtcgtccggaacagctggtgctctcatgcatggtccAGAGTTActagcctcgaagcgagcatagaaagtatttagctcatctggtaggctcatgacactggacagctcgcggctgggtttctctttgtaatccatgatagtttgcaagccctgccacatctgacgagcattagagccggtgtagtaggattcgatcttggtcctgtattgatgctttgcctgtttgatggttcctcAGAGGacgtagcaggatttcttataaacgtccggattagtctcccgcaccttgaaagtggcagctctagcctttagctcagtgcggatgttgcctgtaatctatggcttctggttgggatatgtacgtaagGTAATTGTGGGGACGAcatcgttgatgcacttattaatgaagccggtgactgatctGGTGAACTCCTCAGTGCcttcggatgaatcccggaacagtCTGTAATTGAACATCCGCTTCTttggaccacttccatattgagcaagtcactggtgcttcctgtttgagtttttgcttgtaagcaagaatcaggaggatagagttatagtcagatttgccaaatggaggacgagggagagctaagtatgcatctctgtgtgtggagtaaaggtgatctagaggtgttccccctctagttgcacaggtgacatgctggtagaaatgaggtaaaatggattgCTGTTTTCCTTCATTAAAATCACCGCCACTAGGAGCAGTGCCTCTTGGTGAGCATTTTCTTATTTACTTCTGGCCCtttacagctcgttgagtgcggtcttagtggcAGCATTGGTTTTGTGGTgctaaatagatggctacgaataatatagataaactctcttggtaaaatgtatggtctacagcttatcatgaggtattctaactcaagCGAacagacttccttaatattagagattgcgcaccagctgttgttaacaaagaaacacacaccctctcccctgAGCTTTCTCTTCAATACAATGTAGTCCTACACAGCTGCTACAGCCACAGCTACTGTGAATGTACTTGATAGAGGTGTGCTATCAACAGAAAAGCAAATGGTAATTAACCATCTTGATAGAAAGATAGCAGAGATGTCCAGATCTTACGTGTGTTTGTCTTTGAGGGTCCAGCGGGTATCTTTTCGCTCATACATCACGATGGGAGGCACCCTGTAGTCAGGAGACATCTTTCCACCATCAATCTGACAAGCCACACAGGTCACAGTTAGAGAGAAGGGGATGCAGACACACATCAGAAAGATTTACCAAAAAGCTGCTGCATTGTGggcttggacacacacacacaataacaccacAGTGGATGCCTACCATTAACAAAACTGCATTGTTACACTGCTCGGCGATCTTGTCTGCAATCTTCAACGCGCATGGCGTAGGGCTGCCCAgcgaaggggagagaaggggagagagaaggagcggTTATTGTTTAACACAGGTGATTAGCATGTGATAAGCAGGCTTACAGGCCGCTGAAACCAcatgatagagaaattaacatccACAGAGTCAATGGTGAAGCTGAACCACAGTgggacacacacacctgctgtcTGACACACAGGCATTGGCTTGGTAGTATCCTACAATCCTCTGCTGTGTCTGTGCACACCATACATCCACCTGAAGCAAAGAAGGTATGATACATTACAGCACATAAATACATGACAAGCCAAAAGACTGAACCACAATGTACATGCACCACTGACAGGTAAGAACGAGTAGTTAGGCTACTTGTGTTTGATCATTtctgacatactgtatgttgGACAGCAAAGACCACAGGTTATTAGGTGGTTACCTGTGTGAGAGCCAGCTGGGTGATGGGAGCCAATGGTAGGTGAGTGTGAAGCAAGGGAACGcagtctgtcacacacacagcgCCACCTGCTGGGCTGGATGACAACAGCAGCCCATTGACACTGCACCGTGGAAACAGACAGGCGTGCAGGTACATCTTCACATAGGCGAGACAGGACAACTCAACCTCCCccatgactgtagacagaaaaggGTGCACAGATCTGAGAACATGCAGCAAAACACCTGGCCAAAAACACTAGTCAGGGCTTGATTTGAGCAACTTGATGACAGAAGATGTAATGACATGAATGCTGACAGACTAAAAAATAAGGTTTAGTAATAAATCTTTGCATTGCAAACTCACTGGATGACACAATAAGAACCCTTTTCAACTGCACTAATACATCCAACCAATATTGTTAGAGCCAGGGAGGGATGCCCAAGCAGTTAGATCAAAAGACACACAGCAAACCATTGTTTTGGACATTGATTGACTGCTCTCGTTAGCTAGCTTGTAGCCCCCTTGTTAGAAGAAAGTAGAAAGGATAAGCCGGCTCAAAGACAGCAGGAGAAATAGAAGTGAGTGAGGGCGAAGTATCAGAgggggtaggtgtggtgaagttctcaGAGCCCGAGGCTTGCACTgagggtcaggataaagatgagtctgacagtaggagtgacattttttttttaagtggacccattgccttttggctgatccatttgtggtttcagagAGGGTGAAAACagttgggtgctgtggaatcggtgaggGTAATCAGAAGTGGTCTGGTGATaactgtttgtgtttctgctggtcggAGGGAGCAGGAGCTCCGCGTTAAACGAATGGGGACAAGagatgtgaattgttttgctccCAAGAAAAGGGTGCCagtgaaaggagtgattactgggtaGCGGTAAATGttaaagttgaccaactgaaggggaagattcccttgttcttttgagttttgatgttgagtctttgccgACAAAGTGATTAGGATATGTAAGTTATCCTGTACAAGCTTTTGTGCCGAAATACATTACATTGTTataggtgtcaagcttatgggcttTTAGCAGCAGCGTGTAGGAGGTAGGTTCCTAGGAAGTGAGAAGTGtacagaagggcatgagacaaaggaatgtgtagcattggggaaagtagtggtctGTGTTAATTGtataattgtaggggtgcccatagGGCTGGGAATCAAAAGTGTCCAGTgtgagaggcaggttgaggttctGGTGACAGCTACAGAGGTATTTGGGTGTacgagacttgacatcagaagacTTACAGGGTAAGTGGTGGTATCCCGTCCTTTCAGGctgttggcctgaggtaggactagatagatttaaatagtggagtaatGGTGGTGGGTTTTTAGTGAGTGcagggttagatggtagggtatttgttgattttttttttctccaaacaaaGTATAAGAgagttatactccagtctagtaggtggcagtaatgcaacatttattggatgccaaccgccgttataCGTCATCGAAGAAGTACCACCACAGagtagtgatgggcattccggctCTTTTCAGTTAGCCGGCTCGTTCGGGCTCAGCTCACCGAAAAGAGCCggctcttttggctcccaaacggctctttaaaaaaatatataaacaaagtgcatataaatgtaacaaCTCAAAACTAACACAATCTGAACAACATAATAGAATATTgtaccatatcaaagaaaaataaataccaatgtgcaaaactgcagcatcccacttaaaacattaaactggtctctcttctttattgccatgttataatcagcagcacacagcaatgctgaccatattttgcttttatgagagatttgcattcagaaatgcaagctgcctcactttcggGGGGCAgatgcggtttcttctctcagtaattatttgtcccgtttttgagaagaccctctcagagggaCTGGATGTGGCTACTATgcagtctccctgtcatgactttagtaagccgtgggtagacagagaccttgttcttccaccagctcagaggatctgcagatctttggaggcggggctcctccaaataggatcggacctccattatggcatctgctgagggattccttcgtgctgcatccccagttgctctctcgtcGAACAAcatccaaacagcagacgtttgtggcactactgctggtgtttctgctccatctgatccctcttcttcctgttgccctggtgcctgagccagctgactgctggggctgtccctccctgctgctgacGTTATTCTTTAaagagcctcatcaatcgctctggcatcactgaaggctaacttaaacctggggtcaagtgcagcggtttctgtccatcaactctgtcacatgtcctgtggttacattttcttctctctggcggctggctgtgaatcgctgcagacccttacacaggaatatcatttttgaggctgtca
This Salvelinus namaycush isolate Seneca chromosome 33, SaNama_1.0, whole genome shotgun sequence DNA region includes the following protein-coding sequences:
- the emc9 gene encoding ER membrane protein complex subunit 9 — encoded protein: MGEVELSCLAYVKMYLHACLFPRCSVNGLLLSSSPAGGAVCVTDCVPLLHTHLPLAPITQLALTQVDVWCAQTQQRIVGYYQANACVSDSSPTPCALKIADKIAEQCNNAVLLMIDGGKMSPDYRVPPIVMYERKDTRWTLKDKHTIMLQQWEETRDIASQLLDSGDHSLLVDFDSHLDDITRDWTNQKLNAKIAELASPANGNV
- the irf9 gene encoding interferon regulatory factor 9 isoform X2 produces the protein MASGRIRSTRRLRSWMVDQVSSGKYPGLIWDDDAKTMFRIPWKHAGKQDFRSEEDGAIFKAWAVFKGKLSDGGRVDPASWKTRLRCALNKSPEFREVPERSQLDISEPYKVYCLVPMNEQVLGNVKIKGRARAGGRKRRSSDSDSEEEEEEEVVVKQMKEEVITAPITMSVQEIEESVLTIQQDQFNQPLVILKSDGTRDSFHVLVKYIGQEVLKREVIGSDVRIAYLPSSPVPPTLMMGGFPRIPLPESPSTLTSSPGIGPRLQALSTLLPFMEKGVILTSTGAGIYAKRYCQGRVFWTGPHSTTTGPHKMNRAVEPVLLFDREAFKMELDHFRSYGGDPPQCVITLCFGEEFSATEDPSSKLIITQITLPWAQQQVKEAEDFRESMTYLRDIASQTGDVTINLVPVPYP